One part of the Streptomyces sp. AM 2-1-1 genome encodes these proteins:
- a CDS encoding ATP-binding protein — protein MTLVVAQEVPTSSSMAVPHGPAGVRQARHHMRAQLRDNGVSDAVVDDAVLILSELLSNACRHGRPLGQHVDVGDGDVRAAWRVDRRGGLTVEVTDGGGPTRPVPSTPSVTARGGRGLNIISALSEKWGVRDDAPGEVTVWALVAAEERFGAVEGLDGLGPLGGPRGRTGSEGLDGLQGLPGFDGLSGFEELDLDGLSAFGEAG, from the coding sequence GTGACGTTGGTGGTGGCACAAGAAGTGCCCACGTCGTCGAGCATGGCCGTTCCTCACGGCCCTGCGGGCGTGAGGCAGGCGCGGCACCACATGCGCGCACAACTGCGGGACAACGGGGTCTCGGACGCGGTCGTCGACGACGCGGTCCTGATCCTGTCCGAACTCCTCAGCAACGCCTGTCGGCACGGCAGGCCGCTGGGGCAGCACGTGGACGTCGGTGACGGCGACGTCCGCGCCGCGTGGCGCGTGGACCGCCGGGGCGGCCTGACCGTGGAGGTCACGGACGGAGGCGGTCCGACACGGCCCGTCCCCTCCACCCCCTCGGTGACGGCTCGGGGCGGTCGCGGGCTGAACATCATCAGTGCCCTCTCCGAGAAGTGGGGCGTCAGGGACGACGCCCCGGGCGAGGTCACGGTCTGGGCGCTGGTGGCGGCCGAGGAACGATTCGGCGCAGTGGAAGGACTCGACGGCCTCGGGCCGCTCGGCGGCCCGCGCGGCCGTACGGGCTCCGAAGGACTCGACGGGCTCCAGGGCCTCCCGGGATTCGACGGGCTCTCCGGCTTCGAGGAGCTGGATCTCGACGGGCTCTCCGCCTTCGGCGAGGCGGGCTGA
- a CDS encoding site-specific integrase has protein sequence MLTFDVVIWSIRQRKGRPKPWELRWRVGAEGHSKSFTLKPQADGRRSQLMAALRAGQQFDEETGLPEKELAALAMPTWFEHAKAYALMKWPGAAAKHRASIAESLAVVTPVFTTGPSARPDARVLRTALYQWAFRAVDGPKNQIISRSDAQEPPDDVRKALEWVGQHSMRVDEAAKPEHVRAALTALSRLLNGKPAAENTANRKRMVLSNAFRYAVEERALLTRHPFLSVDWAAPQTSDEVDFRWVPGPRLARALLAAVAAQGERGERLEAFYGAVYYVATRPGEAAALKESDFILPPESEPEAWGEVLVSESHPEVGGGWTDSGKSHDERGLKHRARRAVRAVPVPPIYVRMVRAHIARFGVAPDGRLFPAVRGGRLTSNEYSGVWSEARKAVLSEQELRTALAEVPYSLRHAAISLWIKSGMDPVEAAYRAGHSLAVLYRFYAKLLKGGSAAANRLVELGLRAEE, from the coding sequence ATGCTCACCTTCGATGTCGTCATCTGGTCCATCCGGCAACGCAAAGGCCGGCCGAAGCCCTGGGAACTCCGCTGGCGTGTGGGAGCCGAGGGGCACTCGAAAAGCTTCACCCTCAAACCGCAGGCCGATGGTCGCCGCTCTCAGCTCATGGCTGCTCTGCGAGCGGGCCAGCAGTTCGACGAGGAGACCGGTCTTCCTGAGAAGGAGCTTGCCGCCCTCGCAATGCCAACATGGTTCGAGCACGCCAAGGCGTACGCGCTGATGAAGTGGCCCGGGGCGGCTGCGAAGCATCGAGCAAGCATTGCGGAATCCCTTGCAGTTGTGACACCCGTCTTCACGACTGGGCCCAGCGCCCGACCTGATGCCCGCGTACTACGTACCGCTCTGTACCAGTGGGCGTTTCGAGCCGTGGACGGCCCGAAGAATCAGATCATCTCGCGCTCCGACGCCCAAGAACCCCCCGACGACGTCCGGAAGGCACTGGAGTGGGTTGGGCAGCATTCGATGCGGGTGGACGAAGCCGCGAAGCCGGAGCACGTGCGAGCGGCACTCACGGCGCTTTCCCGGCTCCTGAACGGGAAACCTGCGGCGGAGAACACCGCCAACCGAAAGCGCATGGTTCTGAGCAACGCCTTCCGTTACGCAGTTGAGGAACGGGCCCTCCTCACACGCCACCCATTCCTGTCGGTGGACTGGGCCGCTCCGCAGACCTCGGACGAGGTCGATTTCCGGTGGGTGCCCGGCCCTCGGCTCGCTCGCGCTCTACTCGCCGCCGTGGCCGCGCAGGGAGAACGCGGTGAGCGTCTGGAAGCGTTCTACGGGGCCGTCTACTACGTGGCAACGCGGCCCGGCGAAGCCGCAGCGCTCAAGGAATCGGACTTCATCCTGCCGCCAGAGAGCGAGCCGGAGGCGTGGGGTGAAGTGCTGGTGTCGGAAAGCCACCCGGAAGTCGGGGGCGGCTGGACCGACAGCGGGAAGTCGCACGACGAGCGTGGCCTAAAGCACCGGGCGCGGAGGGCCGTACGCGCCGTTCCCGTCCCGCCGATATACGTGCGCATGGTCCGCGCCCACATCGCTCGCTTCGGCGTCGCACCAGACGGCCGACTGTTCCCGGCGGTGCGTGGCGGCCGTCTGACGTCGAACGAATACTCCGGGGTCTGGAGCGAGGCACGGAAGGCAGTACTCAGCGAACAGGAGCTTCGGACCGCGTTGGCCGAGGTCCCGTACTCCCTGCGGCACGCCGCGATCTCGCTGTGGATCAAGTCCGGCATGGACCCGGTGGAGGCCGCTTATCGCGCCGGCCACAGCCTCGCGGTGCTCTACCGGTTCTACGCCAAGCTCCTCAAGGGCGGTTCGGCTGCGGCCAACCGGCTCGTTGAGCTGGGGCTTCGCGCCGAGGAGTAG
- a CDS encoding glycerophosphodiester phosphodiesterase, with translation MTDARQPSSPSSLQVVAHRGASDDAPEHTLAAYRKAVEDGADALECDVRLTADGHLVCVHDRRVNRTSNGRGAVSALELSQLAALDFGSWKDREESPDWDPVPGDLTSVLTLERLLELVTEVRATGRPLQLAIETKHPTRWAGQVEDRLLRLLREFGLDAPPADGPSAVRVMSFSARSLHRVRTAAPTLPTVYLMQFLTPRLRDGRLPAGARIAGPGMRIVRNHPDYVRRLHGAGHRVHVWTVNEPEDVALCAELGIEAIITNRPKKVLAQLGRG, from the coding sequence GTGACCGACGCACGGCAGCCCTCCAGCCCTTCTTCCCTCCAGGTCGTGGCCCATCGCGGAGCCTCGGACGACGCTCCCGAGCACACCCTCGCCGCGTACCGGAAAGCCGTCGAAGACGGCGCGGACGCGCTGGAGTGCGATGTCCGGCTCACCGCCGACGGACATCTCGTCTGTGTGCACGACCGCCGGGTCAACCGCACCTCGAACGGGCGGGGCGCGGTCTCCGCGCTCGAACTCTCGCAGCTCGCCGCGCTCGACTTCGGCTCCTGGAAGGACCGCGAGGAGTCCCCGGACTGGGATCCGGTGCCCGGCGACCTCACCTCCGTACTCACCCTGGAACGCCTGCTGGAGCTGGTCACCGAGGTGCGCGCGACGGGCCGGCCGCTCCAGCTCGCCATCGAGACCAAGCACCCGACCCGGTGGGCGGGACAGGTCGAGGACCGGCTGCTGCGCCTCCTCAGGGAGTTCGGCCTGGACGCCCCACCCGCCGACGGTCCCTCGGCCGTCCGTGTCATGAGCTTCTCCGCCCGCTCCCTGCACCGGGTCCGTACGGCGGCCCCCACCCTGCCCACCGTCTACCTGATGCAGTTCCTCACCCCCCGCCTGCGGGACGGGCGGCTGCCCGCCGGTGCGCGCATCGCCGGGCCCGGGATGCGGATCGTACGCAACCACCCCGACTACGTCCGCAGGCTGCACGGCGCCGGACACCGGGTCCACGTCTGGACCGTGAACGAGCCGGAGGACGTGGCCCTCTGCGCCGAACTCGGCATCGAGGCGATCATCACCAACCGCCCGAAAAAGGTCCTGGCCCAACTCGGACGCGGGTAG
- a CDS encoding bifunctional DNA primase/polymerase, whose protein sequence is MREILGRRRRNRFRRGDGTAGLDAALTCATGWQWPVLPGVGLAPARDGCACPDPECVVPGAHPFDPGLLAATTDARMVRWWWTARPAAPVLLATGGRAPCAVSLPAVSGAQALAVLDARGMRLGPVIATPSRWALLVRPYTLERLGELLHAQEWVPGSLRFHGEGGYLLLPPAGKGDGRVRWERPPSAGRVAPWLPDVGTVLDALVEASTGAPGGGSRLAY, encoded by the coding sequence ATGCGCGAGATCCTCGGAAGGCGACGCAGGAACCGGTTCCGGCGCGGGGACGGCACCGCTGGGCTCGACGCGGCGCTGACCTGCGCCACCGGATGGCAGTGGCCCGTGCTGCCGGGCGTGGGGCTCGCCCCCGCCCGGGACGGATGCGCCTGCCCCGACCCCGAGTGCGTGGTTCCCGGCGCACACCCCTTCGACCCCGGACTCCTCGCCGCCACCACGGACGCCCGCATGGTCCGGTGGTGGTGGACGGCACGGCCGGCTGCCCCGGTGCTGCTGGCCACCGGTGGCCGTGCGCCGTGCGCGGTGAGCCTGCCGGCGGTGAGCGGGGCGCAGGCCCTCGCGGTGCTGGACGCGCGGGGCATGCGGCTCGGGCCGGTGATCGCGACGCCGTCCCGGTGGGCGCTGCTGGTCCGCCCGTACACCCTGGAGCGGCTGGGGGAATTGCTGCACGCCCAGGAGTGGGTGCCCGGTTCGCTCCGATTCCACGGCGAGGGCGGCTACCTGCTGCTTCCTCCCGCGGGGAAGGGGGACGGCCGGGTGCGGTGGGAGCGGCCGCCGTCGGCGGGACGTGTCGCACCCTGGCTGCCGGACGTCGGGACCGTCCTGGACGCGCTGGTGGAGGCCAGCACCGGGGCACCGGGCGGCGGGAGCCGACTGGCCTACTGA
- a CDS encoding PP2C family protein-serine/threonine phosphatase: MLDICLLVRVHVDALIVAQNDRGVCDAIRRNSPVGKPEAMSARHLPHMAEIHPPVPVSTHTPEPPTTVPPAPGAFLQDRLARWVSDLTTLHELTERLAATHTLDSALPELLSAGAALVGARRGMLLLEPRDGRGPHSTLGLGLSHADLGAIETVPRGSTPYGRLLDGPPATDPVSSPDLLADAELDPRQREVASRLGYAASFALPLTSRAGAALGAVVWLYDEPAEPLERQQHVVGLYGRYAAEHLVRLLELERARADAAIVAEELLPSRLPRIPGVRLAARHRAGPDGGGDWYDALALPGGALGLSVGSAGGRGPGAMAAMGRLRSGLRAYAVMEGEDPVAVLSDLELLLRLTEPARTATALFAYCEPALRRIVLAGAGHAPPLVLGERRTQFVDTTVSAPLGMLASWEAPSVEFTPASGETVLLYTDGLLRRTGDSTDRAFARLHAAAAGVPRAARRDPDAVADHVLRALLPRSTPADRTGDVTLLAVRFD, translated from the coding sequence ATGCTGGACATCTGCTTACTTGTACGTGTACATGTGGATGCCTTGATAGTGGCGCAGAATGACAGGGGGGTTTGCGATGCTATTCGACGGAACTCGCCGGTCGGAAAGCCGGAGGCCATGAGCGCCCGACACCTGCCACATATGGCTGAAATCCATCCCCCCGTTCCGGTTTCGACGCACACTCCGGAACCGCCGACCACCGTGCCGCCCGCACCGGGCGCCTTTCTCCAGGACCGGCTGGCCCGGTGGGTCTCGGACCTCACCACGCTCCACGAGCTCACCGAGCGCCTGGCCGCGACCCACACCCTCGACAGCGCCCTGCCGGAGCTGCTGAGCGCCGGCGCCGCCCTCGTCGGCGCACGCCGCGGGATGCTGCTCCTCGAACCGCGGGACGGCCGGGGGCCGCACTCCACCCTCGGTCTCGGCCTCAGCCACGCCGACCTCGGCGCGATCGAGACCGTCCCGCGCGGCTCGACTCCCTACGGCCGGCTCCTCGACGGGCCGCCCGCCACCGACCCGGTGAGCAGCCCGGACCTCCTCGCCGACGCGGAACTCGACCCCCGGCAGCGCGAGGTCGCCTCCCGGCTCGGCTACGCCGCCAGTTTCGCCCTGCCCCTCACCTCGCGGGCCGGCGCCGCTCTCGGTGCGGTCGTCTGGCTCTACGACGAACCGGCCGAACCGCTGGAACGGCAACAGCACGTGGTCGGCCTCTACGGGCGGTACGCCGCCGAGCACCTGGTCCGGCTCCTGGAACTCGAGCGCGCCCGGGCCGACGCGGCGATCGTCGCCGAGGAACTGCTGCCGAGCCGGCTGCCGCGCATCCCCGGCGTACGGCTCGCCGCGCGCCACCGTGCCGGACCGGACGGTGGCGGCGACTGGTACGACGCCCTGGCGCTCCCCGGCGGCGCCCTCGGACTCTCGGTGGGCTCCGCCGGCGGTCGAGGTCCCGGAGCCATGGCCGCGATGGGGCGGCTCCGCTCCGGTCTGCGCGCCTACGCCGTCATGGAGGGAGAGGACCCCGTCGCCGTCCTCTCCGACCTGGAACTGCTGCTCCGGCTGACCGAACCGGCGCGCACCGCCACCGCGCTCTTCGCCTACTGCGAACCGGCGCTGCGGCGGATCGTGCTGGCCGGTGCCGGGCACGCCCCGCCGCTGGTGCTGGGCGAGCGGCGCACGCAGTTCGTCGACACCACCGTCTCGGCACCGCTCGGCATGCTCGCCTCCTGGGAGGCGCCGAGCGTGGAGTTCACCCCCGCATCGGGCGAAACCGTTCTCCTCTACACGGACGGGCTGCTGCGCCGGACCGGCGACTCGACGGACCGGGCGTTCGCCCGGCTGC
- a CDS encoding bifunctional DNA primase/polymerase: MSTHLLNAALTAAARGWPVFPVRPGDKRPAGHPERYCPGIGRCSDGHRTPEQRATLDADSIRACWESAPYNVGIATGPAGLVVVDLDLPKDSADTAPSEWAGMADGLDVFAALCERAGERLPTETYTVRTRRGGQHLYFTAPEGKTLRSTGGTLGWKVDTRAWGGYVVGAGSLVGTGGYEVIHEAPAAPLPAWLGDLLTTPPAPAPMPLSELSARMRNATAYSTTALRGELEKVLSAREGGRNRSVYFAAYALARLIRTEDLTEATVTSELMSAGQSAGLSASESRTAIRSGLVRGGAREASAA, translated from the coding sequence ATGAGCACCCACCTGTTGAACGCCGCTCTGACGGCCGCCGCGCGCGGCTGGCCCGTCTTCCCCGTCCGCCCCGGTGACAAGCGGCCCGCCGGGCACCCTGAGCGGTACTGCCCCGGCATCGGGCGTTGCTCGGACGGTCACCGCACCCCGGAGCAGCGGGCCACCCTGGACGCGGACAGCATCCGCGCGTGCTGGGAGTCGGCCCCGTACAACGTCGGGATCGCCACCGGTCCCGCCGGCCTCGTGGTGGTGGACCTGGACCTGCCCAAGGACTCTGCCGACACGGCACCGTCCGAGTGGGCGGGCATGGCCGATGGGCTGGACGTGTTCGCCGCCCTGTGCGAGCGCGCTGGTGAGCGGCTGCCGACCGAGACGTACACCGTGCGCACCCGCCGTGGCGGACAGCACCTGTACTTCACCGCCCCCGAGGGAAAGACGCTACGCAGCACGGGCGGCACCCTGGGCTGGAAGGTCGACACCCGGGCTTGGGGCGGGTACGTGGTCGGCGCCGGAAGCCTGGTCGGCACCGGGGGCTATGAGGTCATTCACGAAGCCCCGGCCGCCCCCCTCCCTGCGTGGCTCGGTGACCTGCTCACCACCCCGCCCGCACCGGCCCCGATGCCTCTCTCCGAGTTGTCGGCCCGGATGCGCAACGCCACCGCCTACAGCACCACCGCCCTGCGCGGGGAGCTGGAAAAGGTGCTGTCCGCCCGCGAGGGCGGTCGTAATCGGTCGGTGTACTTCGCCGCCTACGCCCTGGCCCGCCTCATCCGCACCGAGGACCTGACCGAGGCCACCGTCACCAGCGAGCTGATGAGCGCCGGACAGTCGGCCGGCCTGTCCGCGTCCGAGAGCCGTACCGCGATCCGCTCCGGCCTCGTCCGTGGCGGCGCACGGGAGGCGAGCGCGGCATGA
- a CDS encoding trypsin-like peptidase domain-containing protein yields MSTENEGHEGAAVPDVPPAPSAPPVPAAAPEDPRRATPPAPGAPATAHQDDAARAAHAEPSHEPPYADGRGGDSSPSAEPAGPYGTTPAPADQRPAAPAQPDAAHAPAPDPAQGRPQAPAHAPGADATQQLPPHTPAYPAPHTPAPAYPAPQGAPAYPAPHNAAPAGSWPPPAPPAVPAYAGGGDGHGGTVWGASAEQEPKGPRKRRAGGLVAMVAVAALVAGGVGGALGFWAADSNDDGSSGSTTISASDSPKALKRADGTVAGVAAKSLPSVVTIDAQNGDGEGGTGTGFVYDKEGHILTNNHVVASAAESGQLTATFSDGKKYEAEVVGRAEGYDVAVIKLKNAPSGLNPLALGNSDNVAVGDSTIAIGAPFGLSNTVTTGIISAKNRPVASSDGSSSSSSSYMSALQTDASINPGNSGGPLLDATGAVIGINSAIQSTGSGAQTQAGSIGLGFAIPINQAKNVAEQLIKTGQPVYPVIGATVSMSETGDGAVISDQGSGSTAAVAADGPAAKAGLKAGDVITKFNDTPVDSGPTLIGEIWTHKPGDRVTLTYERDGKESTVELTLGERKGDS; encoded by the coding sequence GTGAGCACCGAGAACGAGGGCCACGAGGGCGCCGCGGTCCCCGACGTACCGCCCGCTCCGTCCGCACCTCCCGTGCCGGCCGCCGCTCCCGAGGACCCGCGCCGGGCCACGCCTCCCGCGCCCGGCGCCCCGGCCACCGCACATCAGGACGACGCGGCTCGGGCGGCGCACGCCGAGCCGTCCCACGAACCGCCGTACGCGGACGGCCGGGGCGGCGACTCCTCCCCGTCTGCCGAGCCCGCCGGACCGTACGGCACCACTCCCGCACCGGCCGACCAGCGACCGGCCGCGCCCGCGCAGCCGGATGCCGCGCACGCTCCGGCCCCCGACCCCGCGCAGGGCCGGCCGCAGGCGCCCGCGCACGCTCCGGGGGCCGACGCGACGCAGCAGCTCCCGCCGCACACCCCCGCCTACCCTGCGCCGCACACGCCCGCGCCCGCCTACCCGGCACCGCAGGGTGCACCGGCGTACCCGGCACCGCACAACGCGGCGCCGGCCGGCTCGTGGCCGCCCCCGGCCCCGCCGGCCGTCCCGGCGTACGCCGGTGGCGGCGACGGCCACGGTGGCACCGTCTGGGGCGCCTCCGCCGAGCAGGAGCCCAAGGGCCCCCGCAAGCGCCGGGCCGGCGGGCTCGTCGCGATGGTCGCCGTGGCGGCGCTGGTCGCGGGCGGGGTCGGCGGCGCCCTCGGCTTCTGGGCCGCGGACAGCAATGACGACGGCTCCTCCGGTTCGACGACGATCAGCGCCTCCGACAGCCCGAAGGCGCTCAAGCGCGCCGACGGCACCGTGGCGGGCGTCGCGGCCAAGTCCCTTCCCAGCGTCGTCACGATCGACGCGCAGAACGGCGACGGCGAGGGCGGCACGGGCACCGGCTTCGTGTACGACAAGGAAGGCCACATCCTCACCAACAACCACGTGGTCGCCTCCGCCGCGGAGAGCGGGCAGCTCACCGCGACCTTCTCCGACGGCAAGAAGTACGAAGCTGAGGTGGTCGGCCGCGCCGAGGGCTACGACGTCGCCGTCATCAAGCTGAAGAACGCCCCGTCCGGCCTGAACCCGCTGGCCCTCGGCAACTCCGACAACGTGGCGGTCGGCGACTCGACCATCGCGATCGGCGCCCCGTTCGGCCTCTCCAACACGGTCACGACCGGCATCATCAGCGCGAAGAACCGCCCGGTCGCTTCCAGCGACGGCTCCTCGTCCAGCAGCAGCTCCTACATGAGCGCGCTCCAGACGGACGCCTCGATCAACCCGGGCAACTCCGGCGGCCCGCTGCTCGACGCCACCGGCGCCGTGATCGGCATCAACTCCGCCATCCAGTCGACCGGCAGCGGCGCCCAGACCCAGGCCGGTTCCATCGGCCTCGGCTTCGCCATCCCGATCAACCAGGCGAAGAACGTCGCCGAGCAGCTGATCAAGACCGGCCAGCCCGTCTACCCGGTCATCGGCGCGACGGTCTCCATGTCGGAGACCGGCGACGGCGCGGTCATCTCCGACCAGGGCTCCGGCAGCACCGCCGCCGTTGCCGCGGACGGGCCGGCCGCCAAGGCGGGCCTCAAGGCGGGCGACGTCATCACCAAGTTCAACGACACCCCGGTCGACAGCGGCCCGACTCTCATCGGCGAGATCTGGACCCACAAGCCGGGCGACCGCGTCACGTTGACCTACGAGCGCGACGGCAAGGAGTCCACCGTCGAACTCACCCTGGGCGAGCGCAAGGGCGACAGCTGA
- a CDS encoding DUF5926 family protein translates to MAKKRPQTTKAAKPQVNDGEIPVVGAREPCPCGSGRRYKACHGRTAAHAVTELVQRPFEGLPGECDWVALRELVPAATVPLTLKDGLPEGVPSVTLATVLPMAWPALRRDDGSILLALQNDTSSGDLSRGLADSLQQALEAEPGTPVAARRVAADGPRLQDLLAADAPFEPVVHSGFEFWVPDAENAAAEVSASLERANAAAIPTALLSSVDAAYWCETPEKNHLRWVMPHPEEKLLDALARLHAAGTSSLGEGTRLVGSFRAHGLVVPVWDLPSAMTAEECEKPAAAFAERLAGALASEAPLTAEERRARGGLTNRQVTLS, encoded by the coding sequence ATGGCCAAGAAGCGCCCTCAGACGACCAAGGCCGCGAAGCCGCAGGTGAACGACGGGGAGATCCCCGTCGTGGGGGCCCGCGAGCCCTGCCCCTGCGGTTCGGGACGACGGTACAAGGCGTGTCACGGACGCACCGCCGCGCACGCGGTCACCGAGCTGGTCCAGCGCCCGTTCGAAGGGCTTCCCGGCGAGTGCGACTGGGTCGCGCTGCGCGAGCTGGTGCCCGCCGCGACCGTCCCGCTGACGCTGAAGGACGGGCTGCCCGAGGGCGTCCCCTCCGTCACGCTCGCGACCGTGCTGCCGATGGCCTGGCCCGCCCTCCGCCGTGACGACGGGTCCATCCTGCTCGCCCTGCAGAACGACACCTCCTCCGGTGACCTCAGCCGCGGCCTGGCCGACTCCCTCCAGCAGGCGCTGGAGGCCGAGCCCGGCACACCGGTCGCCGCTCGCCGGGTCGCCGCCGACGGACCGCGCCTGCAGGACCTGCTCGCCGCGGACGCGCCGTTCGAGCCCGTCGTCCACTCCGGCTTCGAGTTCTGGGTGCCGGACGCGGAGAACGCCGCGGCCGAGGTCTCCGCTTCCCTGGAGCGCGCCAACGCCGCAGCGATCCCGACCGCGCTGCTCTCCTCCGTGGACGCCGCGTACTGGTGCGAGACGCCGGAGAAGAACCACCTGCGCTGGGTCATGCCGCACCCCGAGGAGAAGCTCCTCGACGCGCTCGCCCGACTGCACGCCGCCGGCACCTCCTCGCTCGGCGAGGGAACGCGGCTGGTCGGTTCGTTCCGGGCCCACGGGCTCGTCGTACCGGTGTGGGACCTGCCGAGCGCGATGACCGCCGAGGAGTGCGAGAAGCCCGCGGCCGCGTTCGCCGAGCGGCTCGCCGGGGCGCTCGCCTCCGAGGCCCCGCTGACCGCGGAGGAGCGCCGGGCGCGCGGCGGGCTCACCAACCGCCAAGTGACGCTCAGCTGA
- a CDS encoding YfjI family protein — MSTQPMESSELWAYFDAQGAQQEAAASWDDPIPLTARRELPAFPTEVFPPWLGDFVRGVAEETQTSVDAAGSLALAVLATAAGGRATVHVRGRWREPLNLFVVMALPPGSRKSAVFGLMTDPLYTCEKLMATKAAGAIIEAELTARLAKEVADNAATKAARADADKRDQLMAEAISLGQAAEAVTVPNKPRLLADDATPEVISSLLAEQGGRLSVMSAEGGIFDIIAGRYSGTPNMEPFLKGHAGDRLRVDRRGREEFIDSPALTMGQTVQPSVLEDISRIKGAGDRGLLGRFLYSLPEDLVGYREVTPEPLAEDVADLYEERVTSLVMSLAGWTDPAVLQLTPEANEALAAYERRQEPRLRKRGGDLGHIRNWAAKLGGATARLAGLLHLAAHTENGHTQPVTADTMRDAIKLADYFTGHALTVFDLMGADHTANRARTVLDLLRANQWAEVSKREVMTKLSRAEFPTVADLDPALDLLEDHGYVRAQPVAKTGGRGRPPSPRYLTHPQLSEPTA, encoded by the coding sequence ATGAGCACCCAGCCGATGGAAAGTTCCGAGCTGTGGGCCTACTTCGACGCCCAGGGCGCACAGCAGGAAGCCGCGGCTTCGTGGGACGACCCGATCCCGCTGACCGCCCGCCGCGAACTGCCGGCGTTCCCCACGGAGGTCTTCCCTCCCTGGCTCGGTGACTTCGTGCGCGGGGTCGCGGAGGAGACGCAAACGTCGGTGGATGCTGCGGGGTCGCTCGCTCTCGCGGTCCTGGCGACCGCTGCCGGAGGCCGCGCCACCGTCCATGTCCGAGGCCGGTGGCGGGAACCGCTGAACCTGTTCGTCGTCATGGCGCTGCCCCCGGGCAGCCGCAAGAGCGCGGTGTTCGGACTGATGACGGACCCGCTCTACACGTGCGAGAAGCTGATGGCCACCAAGGCGGCCGGGGCGATCATCGAGGCCGAACTCACCGCACGCCTCGCCAAGGAAGTCGCGGACAACGCGGCTACCAAGGCAGCCCGCGCGGACGCCGACAAGCGCGATCAGCTCATGGCCGAAGCCATCAGCCTCGGGCAGGCCGCCGAGGCCGTCACCGTGCCCAACAAGCCCCGGCTGCTGGCCGACGACGCCACCCCGGAAGTCATCTCCTCACTACTCGCGGAACAGGGCGGCAGGTTGTCGGTGATGTCGGCCGAGGGCGGGATCTTCGACATCATCGCCGGACGCTACTCCGGCACCCCCAACATGGAGCCCTTCCTCAAAGGCCACGCCGGGGACCGCCTGCGGGTGGACCGTAGGGGGCGGGAGGAGTTCATCGACTCCCCCGCACTCACCATGGGTCAGACCGTTCAGCCCTCCGTCCTGGAAGACATCAGCCGCATCAAGGGAGCAGGGGACAGGGGCCTGTTGGGCAGGTTCCTGTACTCCCTCCCCGAAGACCTGGTGGGCTATCGGGAAGTCACCCCCGAGCCCCTGGCCGAGGACGTGGCCGACCTTTACGAGGAACGCGTCACCTCGCTGGTGATGTCTCTGGCGGGCTGGACCGATCCGGCCGTACTCCAGCTCACCCCCGAGGCCAACGAGGCCCTGGCCGCTTACGAGCGTCGGCAGGAACCCCGGCTGCGGAAGCGGGGCGGGGACCTGGGGCACATCCGGAACTGGGCCGCGAAGCTGGGCGGCGCGACCGCCCGACTTGCCGGGCTGCTCCACCTGGCCGCGCACACGGAGAACGGGCACACCCAGCCCGTCACCGCCGACACCATGCGCGACGCCATCAAGCTCGCGGACTACTTCACCGGCCACGCCCTGACGGTGTTCGACCTCATGGGAGCCGACCACACCGCCAACCGCGCCCGCACCGTCCTGGACCTGCTTCGGGCCAACCAGTGGGCCGAGGTCAGCAAACGCGAGGTCATGACCAAGCTCTCCCGCGCCGAGTTCCCCACCGTCGCGGACCTGGACCCCGCCCTGGACCTGTTGGAAGACCACGGGTACGTCCGGGCCCAACCCGTCGCCAAGACGGGAGGACGCGGCCGGCCACCCTCCCCGCGCTACCTCACCCACCCCCAGCTCAGCGAACCCACCGCCTGA
- a CDS encoding helix-turn-helix domain-containing protein, with amino-acid sequence MARPQMLKLPEVLAELNMSRAAFYRLRARGLAPKLIKLPNHQVRVRRADLDAWLARYEEAA; translated from the coding sequence ATGGCCCGCCCTCAGATGCTCAAGCTCCCCGAAGTCCTCGCCGAACTCAACATGTCTCGCGCCGCGTTCTACCGGCTTCGCGCACGGGGCCTCGCACCCAAGCTCATCAAGCTCCCGAACCACCAGGTGCGCGTACGCCGAGCCGACCTTGACGCCTGGCTCGCCAGGTACGAGGAAGCCGCCTGA